DNA from Acidobacteriota bacterium:
TCGCCGCCCTCCTGGACTCCGGAAGCGAAGGCGACTGGGCCGCCGGGGTCACGGCAAGCGGACCACTACTTTCGCCTGAACTAGTTCTCGTCGAGACAGCGAACACTCTTCGGCGTCTGGAAGCATCGGGCACGATCACACGGCTCGAGGCCACGAGCGCATTCCGTGACCTTCTGCGCCTGGACCTGGAACTGTTGCCGTTCGCTCCGTTCGCCGAACGGGTCTGGCAGCTACGCGGGAACCTGACGAGCTACGACGCCTGGTACGTCGCCATCGCAGAAGCCTTCGAGTGCCCACTCGCGACTCTTGACCGGAGACTCAGCCAGGCCGCTGGGCCAACCTGCGCGTTCCTTGCGCCACAGCCCACCTAAAGAAGCCCGACGCAACGGCGGACCTGTTACTCGATCTCGACCTCCGCGGCACGCCGGCGCTCGGTCCAGACGGTTCGCACCTGATTCCCCCAGCGGAGGGTGTACTCGCCCTCCGGCAGGTTGGAGATCGTCTCGCCGACAGAGAAGGTCGTAGCGCCGCCGAACCAGATGCGGAGAGAGCCGAGATCCCAGCCGCCGGGGCCGCTGACCTGCACCGCCGCCATCGACGGCTCGCCGGTCAGGACGATCGAGGACTCGGACTCGAAGGGGTCGAGGTCGACGCCGCGCTCCAGAGCGGGTTCGAGGGGCTGC
Protein-coding regions in this window:
- a CDS encoding type II toxin-antitoxin system VapC family toxin, which codes for MTVVIDASALVAALLDSGSEGDWAAGVTASGPLLSPELVLVETANTLRRLEASGTITRLEATSAFRDLLRLDLELLPFAPFAERVWQLRGNLTSYDAWYVAIAEAFECPLATLDRRLSQAAGPTCAFLAPQPT